CTCGTCGGGATGCAGCGCCTGGAGGTGCTTCAGGTCGCCGATCTCGACGATCTTGTCGTCCTTGATCAGCACGGCGCCGTACTCGATGTGGGGCGTAGCGATCGGCAGCACGTAGCGGGCTGTGAGCAGCATGTGCGGTCCTTAGGGATCAAGCGGCATAGGGACTGTGGGAATGATACCGCAGCCAAGCTCGCACAGTAGCGCGGCGTGGCGTCGTGGACCGTGCCGCTGAGGCGAACACTCCGCAGCCGTGTTCGTCGGCGTAGCCGATGGACACTGCGAGGACGTTCGCCGTGCGGCGCGGGCCGCGGCGTCACGCCGTGCGGGCAGTCGGGGCTACTTGACTGCGGTGTGGAGCGCCACGATGCCGCCGGTCATGTCGCTCCAGGACACCGTCTTGAAGCCCGCTGCCTTCAGCTCTGCCGCAAGCGCCGGTTGCGTGGGGAA
The DNA window shown above is from Coriobacteriia bacterium and carries:
- a CDS encoding class I SAM-dependent methyltransferase; translation: FPTQPALAAELKAAGFKTVSWSDMTGGIVALHTAVK